Proteins from a genomic interval of Rhodothermus marinus:
- a CDS encoding Gfo/Idh/MocA family protein, producing MKRFALTGAAGYIAPRHLKAIREVGGDLVAALDVVDAVGVLDRYFPEAAFFLHPELFEAHLEDLRDRGEGVDYVSICVPNFLHGAHIRLAFRVGADALCEKPLVLEPSELDRLAELEARSGRRVWTVLQLRVHPALAALRERLLGEGAVRDVELTYITGRGPWYLRSWKAREELSGGVAMNIGVHFFDLLHWLFGGLERAELHVRTATTMAGYLELERARVRWFLSIDARYVPEALRAQGQRTYRSIRIDGEEVEFSGGFTELHTEVYRRTLGGAGFGLAEARAAIETVDRLRRLEVVRAHNGQRHSLVAA from the coding sequence ATGAAGCGATTTGCGCTCACGGGCGCAGCGGGCTACATTGCGCCGCGTCATCTGAAGGCGATCCGTGAGGTGGGGGGCGATCTGGTGGCGGCACTGGACGTGGTGGACGCGGTGGGGGTGCTGGACCGGTACTTTCCGGAGGCGGCGTTTTTCCTGCACCCGGAGCTTTTTGAGGCGCACTTGGAGGATCTGCGGGATCGGGGCGAGGGGGTCGATTACGTGTCGATCTGCGTGCCGAACTTTTTGCACGGGGCGCACATTCGGCTGGCGTTTCGGGTGGGGGCCGATGCTTTGTGCGAGAAGCCGCTGGTTCTGGAGCCGTCGGAGCTGGATCGGCTGGCGGAGCTGGAGGCGAGGTCGGGGCGCAGGGTGTGGACGGTGCTGCAGCTTCGGGTGCATCCGGCGCTGGCGGCACTTCGGGAGCGGCTGCTGGGCGAGGGCGCGGTCAGGGACGTGGAGCTGACCTACATCACGGGTCGGGGTCCGTGGTATCTCAGGAGCTGGAAGGCGCGTGAGGAGCTCAGCGGTGGGGTGGCGATGAACATCGGGGTGCACTTTTTTGATCTGTTGCACTGGTTGTTCGGGGGTCTGGAGCGGGCGGAGTTGCACGTGCGGACGGCGACGACGATGGCGGGGTATCTGGAGCTGGAGCGGGCGCGGGTGCGGTGGTTTCTGTCGATCGATGCGCGCTATGTGCCGGAGGCGTTGCGGGCGCAGGGGCAGCGGACGTACCGGTCGATCCGGATCGACGGGGAGGAGGTGGAGTTTTCGGGCGGGTTTACGGAGTTGCACACGGAGGTGTATCGTCGGACGCTTGGGGGCGCGGGATTCGGGCTTGCGGAGGCGCGGGCGGCGATCGAGACGGTGGATCGGTTGCGTCGGCTGGAGGTGGTGCGGGCACACAACGGTCAGCGACACAGCCTGGTGGCGGCATGA
- a CDS encoding nucleotide sugar dehydrogenase encodes MESLVVDKATLLERIRTKEAVVGVVGLGYVGLPFAVEKAKVGYRVIGIEQNPRRAEKISRGENYIRDVRDEELRRLVAEGRIVAETDFGRVPEMDVVVICVPTPLTKNLTPDLQYVERVTHEIGRRLRPGQLISLESTTYPGTTEEVMLPILEGESGLKVERDFFLAHSPERVDPGNQRYTTKNTSKVVGGVGPESLEVAVAFYSQTIEHVVPVSSAKAAELVKVFENTFRAVNIALVNELALLCDRMGLNVWEVLEAAFTKPFGIMPFWPGPGVGGHCIPVDPHYLEWKAKELNFNTHFIALAGEINRKMPEFVREKAYRVLNRLGVAPSRARVLLLGVAYKRDLEDWRESPALEVLRLLEADGVTVRYHDPYVPEVTLGGRSYRSVPLTREEVAAADLVIITTDHSMIDYRWVVEQARAVLDTRYATRGIESEKIVLL; translated from the coding sequence ATGGAATCGCTGGTGGTCGATAAAGCCACGCTGCTGGAGCGGATTCGGACGAAGGAGGCGGTGGTGGGCGTGGTGGGGCTGGGCTACGTGGGCTTGCCCTTTGCCGTGGAGAAGGCCAAGGTGGGCTACCGCGTCATCGGCATTGAGCAGAATCCCCGCCGGGCCGAGAAGATTAGCCGCGGAGAGAACTACATCCGGGACGTGCGCGACGAGGAGCTGCGGCGTCTGGTGGCCGAAGGTCGGATCGTGGCCGAGACCGACTTCGGGCGCGTGCCGGAGATGGACGTGGTGGTCATCTGCGTGCCCACGCCGCTGACGAAGAACCTGACGCCGGACCTGCAGTACGTCGAGCGCGTCACGCACGAGATCGGGCGGCGGTTGCGCCCGGGCCAGCTCATCAGTCTGGAGTCGACGACCTATCCAGGCACGACCGAGGAGGTGATGCTTCCGATTCTGGAGGGCGAGAGCGGGTTGAAGGTCGAGCGGGACTTTTTCCTGGCGCACTCGCCCGAGCGGGTCGATCCGGGCAACCAGCGCTACACGACGAAGAACACCTCGAAGGTGGTGGGCGGCGTGGGGCCGGAGAGCCTGGAAGTGGCCGTGGCCTTTTACAGCCAGACGATCGAGCACGTGGTGCCGGTCTCGAGCGCGAAGGCGGCCGAGCTGGTGAAGGTTTTCGAGAACACGTTTCGGGCGGTGAACATTGCGCTGGTCAACGAGCTGGCGCTGCTGTGCGACCGGATGGGGTTGAACGTGTGGGAGGTGCTGGAGGCGGCCTTTACGAAGCCGTTCGGAATCATGCCGTTCTGGCCGGGACCGGGCGTGGGCGGCCACTGCATTCCGGTCGATCCGCACTATCTGGAGTGGAAGGCGAAGGAGCTGAACTTCAACACGCATTTCATTGCGCTGGCGGGGGAGATCAACCGGAAGATGCCGGAGTTCGTGCGGGAGAAGGCCTACCGGGTGTTGAACCGGCTGGGGGTGGCACCTTCGCGGGCGCGGGTGCTGCTGCTGGGGGTGGCCTACAAGCGGGACCTGGAGGACTGGCGCGAGAGTCCGGCGCTGGAGGTGCTGCGGCTGCTGGAAGCCGACGGGGTGACGGTGCGTTACCATGATCCGTACGTGCCGGAGGTGACGCTCGGGGGGCGGAGCTACCGGAGCGTGCCGCTGACGCGCGAGGAGGTGGCGGCGGCGGATCTGGTGATCATCACGACGGACCACAGCATGATCGACTACCGGTGGGTGGTCGAGCAGGCGCGTGCGGTGCTGGACACGCGCTACGCGACGCGTGGCATTGAAAGCGAAAAGATTGTGCTGCTATGA
- a CDS encoding ubiquitin-like small modifier protein 1, whose amino-acid sequence MSTTTATVTIRIPTPLRGFTNNQETVEVSGATVGEALQQLVEQFPRLKPHLFNEEGRLRSFVNIYLGDEDIRYLQREATPLKPGAELSIVPSVAGGRL is encoded by the coding sequence ATGAGCACGACGACCGCAACCGTGACGATCCGGATCCCCACGCCGCTCCGAGGTTTTACCAACAATCAGGAAACCGTCGAGGTGAGCGGCGCCACGGTAGGCGAAGCGTTGCAGCAACTGGTGGAACAGTTTCCCCGGCTGAAGCCGCATCTGTTCAACGAAGAAGGGCGTCTGCGCTCGTTCGTGAACATCTACCTGGGCGACGAAGACATTCGCTACCTGCAGCGCGAGGCAACGCCCCTGAAGCCGGGCGCCGAGCTTTCCATCGTGCCATCGGTTGCCGGTGGACGTCTTTAA
- a CDS encoding acyltransferase, with protein MSWWKHETAVVDEGARIGEGTRIWHFSHVMGGAEIGAHCTLGQNVFVARGVKVGDHCKIQNNVSLYEGVELEDYVFCGPSMVFTNVRTPRAAFPRKGSYVRTLVRYGASIGANATIVCGVTIGRWALVAAGAVVTKDVPDYGLVAGVPARLVGWVCECGIPLCFEGREATCRECGRRYVQEDEQTVRRLETP; from the coding sequence ATGAGCTGGTGGAAGCACGAGACGGCCGTGGTGGATGAAGGTGCCCGGATCGGGGAGGGCACCAGGATCTGGCATTTCAGCCACGTGATGGGCGGTGCGGAGATCGGGGCGCACTGCACGCTGGGGCAGAACGTGTTCGTGGCGCGGGGGGTGAAGGTGGGGGACCATTGCAAGATTCAGAATAATGTGTCGCTCTACGAGGGGGTGGAGCTGGAGGACTACGTGTTCTGCGGGCCGAGCATGGTGTTTACGAACGTGCGGACGCCGCGGGCGGCGTTTCCGCGGAAGGGGTCGTATGTGCGGACGCTGGTGCGCTACGGGGCGTCGATCGGGGCGAATGCGACGATTGTGTGCGGGGTGACGATCGGGCGGTGGGCGCTGGTGGCGGCCGGTGCGGTGGTGACGAAGGATGTGCCGGACTACGGGCTGGTGGCGGGGGTGCCGGCGCGCCTGGTGGGATGGGTGTGCGAGTGCGGGATCCCGCTCTGTTTCGAGGGGCGGGAGGCCACCTGTCGGGAGTGCGGCCGCCGATACGTGCAGGAGGACGAGCAGACCGTGCGCCGGCTGGAAACGCCCTGA
- the moeB gene encoding molybdopterin-synthase adenylyltransferase MoeB: protein MPVTTADITLTPEELRRYNRHLILPEVGLEGQKKLKAASVLLVGAGGLGSPLALYLAAAGVGRLGLVDFDVVDETNLQRQVLHGTKDVGRPKLESARDRILDINPHVQVDLYETRLTSENALDIIKEYDLVADGTDNFPTRYLVNDACVLAGKPNVYASIFRFEGQVSVFGTPDGPCYRCLYPEPPPPGLVPSCAEGGVLGVLPGLVGTIQATEVIKMILGIGTPLIGRLLLVDALHMQFRTLKVRKNPECPICGEHRTIHELIDYEQFCGLPSRNGEAAAQQTAESEVPEITVHELKARLERGDRPVILDVRKPHEVQIASIEHDLLIPVDELPERLSELEPYRDREIVVYCRSGARSARATKLLREAGFRDVKNLKGGILAWSQEIDPSIPQY from the coding sequence ATGCCTGTAACCACAGCCGACATTACGCTGACACCGGAAGAACTCCGGCGCTACAACCGCCACCTGATCCTGCCCGAAGTCGGCCTGGAAGGTCAGAAGAAGCTGAAGGCGGCCTCGGTGCTGCTGGTCGGTGCCGGCGGCCTGGGCTCGCCGCTGGCGCTCTACCTGGCGGCTGCCGGTGTGGGCCGCCTGGGCCTTGTCGACTTCGACGTGGTCGACGAGACGAACCTGCAGCGCCAGGTGCTGCACGGCACGAAAGACGTCGGCCGCCCCAAGCTGGAGTCGGCGCGTGATCGCATCCTCGACATCAATCCCCACGTGCAGGTAGACCTCTACGAAACGCGCCTGACCAGCGAGAACGCGCTCGACATCATCAAAGAATACGATCTGGTGGCCGACGGGACCGACAACTTCCCGACGCGCTACCTGGTCAACGATGCCTGCGTCCTGGCCGGCAAGCCCAACGTCTACGCTTCGATCTTCCGGTTCGAGGGTCAGGTGTCGGTCTTCGGCACGCCCGACGGGCCGTGCTACCGGTGCCTCTACCCGGAGCCACCGCCGCCCGGACTGGTTCCCTCCTGCGCCGAAGGTGGCGTGCTGGGCGTGCTGCCGGGTCTGGTGGGCACCATCCAGGCCACCGAGGTCATCAAGATGATTCTCGGGATCGGGACGCCGCTCATCGGCCGGCTGCTGCTGGTCGACGCGCTGCACATGCAGTTCCGCACGCTCAAGGTGCGGAAGAACCCCGAGTGCCCGATCTGCGGCGAGCATCGCACGATCCATGAACTGATCGACTACGAACAGTTCTGCGGCCTGCCCTCACGCAACGGCGAGGCGGCCGCGCAGCAGACGGCCGAAAGCGAGGTGCCCGAAATCACGGTGCATGAGCTGAAGGCCCGCCTGGAGCGCGGCGACCGGCCGGTCATCCTGGACGTGCGCAAGCCGCACGAGGTGCAGATTGCCAGCATCGAGCATGACCTGCTGATTCCGGTCGACGAGCTGCCCGAGCGGCTTTCGGAACTGGAGCCCTACCGCGACCGCGAAATCGTCGTGTACTGCCGCTCGGGGGCGCGCTCGGCACGGGCCACGAAGCTGCTACGCGAGGCGGGCTTCCGCGACGTCAAAAACCTGAAGGGCGGCATCCTGGCCTGGAGTCAGGAGATCGATCCCAGCATCCCCCAGTACTGA
- a CDS encoding PLP-dependent cysteine synthase family protein, which translates to MFAETLQTATNTRPLSGTELIRAIGHTPLIRLRRVARHLPETVAVYVKAEHLNPGGSVKDRPALRMVLEGLRSGALREGRVLIDATSGNTGIAYAMLGAALGFPVTLAMPANASPERKRILKAYGAELILTDPMEGTDGAQRYARELVQQEPDRYFYPDQYNNDANWRAHYEGTGVEILEQTGGRVTHFVAGLGTTGTFVGVSRRLKAHNPAIRCYALQPDSPLHGLEGLKHLETAIVPGIYDPSLVDEHLTCSTEEAFEMTRRLAREEGLFVGPSSGANVAAALRIAEQLDRGVVVTVLCDTGARYLSEPFWEETP; encoded by the coding sequence ATGTTTGCCGAAACGCTACAGACTGCCACGAACACGCGCCCGCTCTCCGGCACCGAGCTGATTCGCGCCATCGGCCATACGCCGCTGATTCGCCTCCGGCGGGTTGCGCGCCACCTGCCCGAGACGGTGGCCGTCTACGTCAAGGCCGAGCACCTGAATCCCGGCGGCTCGGTAAAGGATCGGCCGGCGCTGCGCATGGTGCTCGAAGGCCTGCGGAGCGGGGCGCTACGCGAGGGGCGCGTGCTCATCGACGCCACCAGCGGCAACACGGGCATTGCCTACGCCATGCTGGGGGCCGCGCTCGGTTTTCCGGTGACGCTGGCCATGCCGGCCAACGCCTCGCCCGAGCGCAAACGCATCCTGAAGGCCTACGGCGCGGAGTTGATCCTGACGGACCCCATGGAGGGCACCGACGGGGCCCAGCGCTACGCGCGCGAACTGGTGCAGCAGGAACCCGACCGCTACTTCTACCCCGACCAGTACAACAACGACGCCAACTGGCGCGCCCACTATGAAGGCACCGGCGTCGAGATTCTGGAGCAGACGGGCGGGCGTGTCACGCACTTCGTGGCCGGACTGGGCACAACGGGCACGTTCGTCGGCGTCAGCCGGCGGCTCAAAGCCCACAACCCGGCGATCCGCTGCTATGCCCTCCAGCCCGACTCCCCGCTGCACGGACTGGAAGGGCTCAAGCACCTGGAAACGGCCATCGTGCCGGGCATTTACGATCCCTCGCTGGTGGACGAGCACCTGACCTGCTCCACCGAAGAGGCCTTCGAGATGACGCGTCGGTTGGCCCGCGAAGAGGGACTGTTCGTCGGGCCGTCGTCCGGTGCCAACGTCGCGGCGGCGCTGCGCATCGCCGAACAACTGGACCGGGGCGTCGTGGTCACCGTCCTGTGCGACACCGGCGCCCGCTATCTGAGCGAACCGTTCTGGGAAGAAACGCCATGA
- a CDS encoding sulfurtransferase gives MAQTSTRPAVLVDTEWAEAHLNDPNVRFVEVDVDTSAYETGHLPGAVGWNWKTQLQDQLTRDIIKQADYEELLSRSGIRPETTVVLYGDNNNWFAAWAYWLMKYYGHEDVRLMDGGRKKWVAENRPLTTEVPTYEPTGYKVTRINAHLRAFRDDVAELIRQERFALVDVRSPEEFRGEILAPPGLSETAQRGGHIPGATNIPWSQAVREDGTFKSIEELQALYASKGVTPDKPVITYCRIGERSSHSWFVLHELLGYENVRNYDGSWTEWGNLVGAPIER, from the coding sequence ATGGCACAGACATCCACACGACCCGCCGTTCTGGTGGACACCGAATGGGCCGAGGCGCACCTGAACGATCCCAACGTGCGCTTCGTCGAGGTAGACGTCGACACGTCGGCCTACGAAACGGGCCACCTGCCCGGCGCCGTGGGCTGGAACTGGAAAACGCAGCTTCAGGATCAGCTCACCCGCGACATCATCAAGCAGGCCGACTACGAGGAGCTGTTGAGCCGCTCGGGCATCCGTCCCGAAACGACCGTTGTCCTCTACGGCGACAACAACAACTGGTTTGCCGCCTGGGCCTACTGGCTCATGAAGTACTACGGCCACGAAGACGTGCGCCTGATGGACGGCGGCCGCAAAAAGTGGGTGGCCGAAAACCGTCCGCTGACCACCGAGGTGCCCACCTACGAGCCGACCGGTTACAAAGTCACGCGCATCAACGCGCACCTGCGTGCCTTCCGCGACGACGTGGCCGAACTGATTCGTCAGGAGCGCTTCGCGCTGGTCGATGTGCGTTCGCCTGAGGAATTCCGTGGCGAGATCCTGGCGCCTCCGGGCCTGTCGGAAACGGCCCAGCGCGGTGGCCACATTCCGGGCGCGACGAACATCCCCTGGTCGCAGGCGGTGCGCGAAGACGGCACTTTCAAATCGATCGAAGAATTGCAGGCGCTCTATGCCAGCAAAGGGGTGACGCCCGACAAGCCCGTCATCACCTACTGCCGCATCGGCGAGCGCTCGTCGCACTCCTGGTTCGTGCTGCACGAGCTGCTCGGCTACGAGAACGTCCGGAACTACGACGGCTCCTGGACCGAGTGGGGCAACCTGGTGGGTGCCCCCATCGAGCGCTGA
- a CDS encoding OsmC family protein has translation MQPTEDLVFRVSGVAESPARFRAQTRRFTVLVDEPEELGGTDEAPNPVEYVLIGFGGCLNVMAHLIAQELGFTIRRLEIELKGTLNPDRLFGRSDAERAGYKQIEVQLRVDADADEATLQEWLARINDRCPVNDNLSNPTPVTISVTSLQEQQPVT, from the coding sequence ATGCAGCCCACTGAAGACCTGGTATTTCGCGTCAGCGGCGTGGCCGAAAGTCCGGCCCGCTTTCGGGCCCAGACCCGCCGCTTCACGGTGTTGGTCGACGAGCCCGAAGAGCTGGGCGGCACCGACGAGGCGCCCAATCCCGTGGAGTACGTGCTGATCGGCTTTGGCGGGTGTCTGAACGTGATGGCCCACCTGATCGCCCAGGAGCTGGGCTTTACGATTCGCCGGCTGGAAATCGAACTGAAGGGCACACTGAACCCGGACCGGCTCTTCGGCCGCTCCGACGCCGAACGTGCCGGCTACAAACAGATCGAAGTCCAGCTCCGAGTCGATGCGGATGCCGACGAAGCCACGCTGCAGGAATGGCTGGCCCGCATCAACGACCGCTGCCCGGTCAACGACAACCTGAGCAACCCTACTCCGGTCACGATTTCCGTGACTTCCCTGCAGGAACAGCAACCCGTAACCTGA
- a CDS encoding precorrin-2 dehydrogenase/sirohydrochlorin ferrochelatase family protein — protein MRVYPIFLNNLEGRRCVVFGGTHEAERKVADLLACGADVVLVSETITPRLRAWAEEGRLTWHARWYRPGDLQGAFLTIVAVTNPEATEPIWQEAQRERVLINAMDDVPHCTFVAGSVVRRGALVIAISTSGHAPALSVRLREELEQRLGPEYALFLDLMGALRLPMATHYPNFAERKARWYALVDSDVLDLLRAQRFAEARARIAELVGEAVAAELPDPDTMARLFARYQEELTQPTHQPQDAYAAH, from the coding sequence ATGCGTGTCTATCCGATCTTTCTGAACAACCTGGAAGGACGTCGTTGCGTGGTCTTCGGCGGCACGCACGAGGCCGAGCGCAAGGTGGCCGATCTGCTGGCCTGCGGCGCCGACGTCGTCCTCGTCAGCGAAACGATCACGCCCCGACTGCGGGCATGGGCCGAGGAAGGACGCCTCACCTGGCACGCCCGCTGGTACCGCCCGGGCGACCTGCAGGGTGCCTTCCTGACCATCGTGGCCGTCACCAATCCCGAGGCGACCGAACCCATCTGGCAGGAGGCACAGCGCGAGCGCGTGCTGATCAACGCAATGGACGACGTGCCGCACTGCACTTTCGTGGCCGGCTCGGTCGTGCGTCGCGGCGCGCTGGTAATTGCCATCTCGACCAGCGGGCACGCCCCGGCCCTCTCGGTACGTCTCCGTGAAGAGCTGGAGCAGCGCCTGGGCCCCGAATACGCGCTCTTTCTGGACCTCATGGGCGCACTGCGCCTGCCCATGGCGACGCACTATCCGAACTTTGCCGAGCGCAAAGCCCGCTGGTACGCGCTGGTCGACAGCGACGTGCTCGATCTGCTCCGCGCGCAACGCTTTGCCGAAGCGCGCGCCCGCATTGCCGAGCTGGTCGGCGAAGCGGTGGCCGCCGAGCTGCCGGATCCCGACACCATGGCGCGGCTCTTCGCCCGCTACCAGGAAGAACTCACCCAACCCACCCACCAACCCCAGGATGCCTATGCAGCCCACTGA
- a CDS encoding patatin-like phospholipase family protein, whose product MKAVERVRAVQPELGLALGGGGMRGWAHIGVLSVLERYGLRPGVVAGCSAGALIGAFYAFGYSVEQMKQLMREQRTRALFSIRFDGQGLISNEPLREYLRYHLQDCRFEDLPVPFYVVATDLESGKEVIFSRGPVVDAILASSAIPGIFAPVEINGRLLVDGGLCNNVPVSPLVHHGARYTIAVRLHRESTALEPSPVKRRRNGEDDAEGRRISLGMWSERLSRTFRRNGSERQPNGFDVLGRAMEIVVTQLEGYRLQACRPDVLITPDVSHVGMLSLWEEKEEIFQRGVAAAEAQADALKAMARRLTKATATTETS is encoded by the coding sequence ATGAAGGCAGTAGAACGAGTACGAGCGGTACAGCCGGAGCTGGGACTGGCCCTAGGCGGTGGCGGCATGCGGGGCTGGGCCCATATCGGCGTGCTCTCCGTGCTGGAGCGGTACGGATTGCGGCCGGGCGTGGTGGCCGGATGCAGCGCAGGTGCGCTGATCGGCGCTTTCTACGCTTTCGGTTATTCGGTGGAGCAGATGAAGCAGCTCATGCGGGAGCAGCGCACACGGGCACTTTTTTCGATTCGATTCGATGGACAGGGCCTGATTTCCAACGAACCACTCCGGGAATACCTCCGCTATCACCTGCAGGACTGTCGTTTCGAAGACCTTCCGGTGCCTTTCTACGTGGTGGCGACCGACCTGGAAAGTGGCAAGGAGGTGATCTTCAGTCGGGGACCGGTGGTGGATGCGATCCTGGCCTCTTCGGCCATTCCGGGGATCTTTGCGCCGGTGGAGATCAACGGGCGGCTGCTGGTCGACGGCGGTCTCTGCAACAATGTGCCGGTCAGCCCCCTCGTGCACCATGGCGCCCGTTACACGATTGCCGTCCGGCTGCATCGGGAGAGCACGGCGCTGGAGCCCTCGCCGGTCAAGCGCCGCCGCAACGGAGAAGACGACGCCGAAGGGCGACGGATCAGCCTGGGCATGTGGAGCGAGCGCCTTTCGCGCACGTTCCGGCGCAACGGCAGCGAGCGGCAGCCCAACGGCTTCGACGTGCTCGGTCGCGCCATGGAAATTGTCGTCACGCAGCTGGAGGGCTACCGGCTGCAGGCCTGTCGGCCGGATGTGCTGATCACGCCGGACGTGTCGCACGTGGGCATGCTGAGCCTCTGGGAAGAGAAAGAAGAAATCTTCCAGCGGGGCGTGGCAGCCGCCGAGGCACAGGCCGACGCGCTCAAAGCCATGGCCCGCAGGTTGACGAAAGCAACCGCGACGACGGAAACGTCATGA
- a CDS encoding Mov34/MPN/PAD-1 family protein — MKIKASLLDQIRKHGEATYPEECCGLLLGKSGPDGNHVLALYPVENRHAEQRERRYTIAPSDYLAAERAARQQGLDVVGFYHSHPDHPARPSATDLAEATFPGYTYVIVAVHQGRAGELTAWHLSPDRTRFESEAIEIEPETTSVDQT, encoded by the coding sequence ATGAAAATCAAAGCATCGCTGCTCGATCAGATCCGGAAACACGGCGAAGCCACCTATCCGGAAGAGTGCTGCGGGTTGCTGCTGGGCAAAAGCGGCCCGGACGGCAACCACGTGCTGGCGCTTTATCCCGTGGAAAACCGCCATGCCGAGCAGCGCGAGCGACGCTACACGATCGCCCCGTCCGACTATCTGGCCGCCGAGCGGGCCGCCCGCCAGCAGGGGTTGGACGTGGTGGGTTTCTACCATTCCCACCCGGACCATCCCGCCCGCCCTTCGGCCACCGATCTGGCCGAAGCCACTTTCCCGGGTTATACCTACGTGATCGTCGCCGTGCATCAGGGCCGGGCCGGCGAGCTGACCGCCTGGCATCTGTCGCCCGACCGCACCCGCTTTGAATCCGAAGCTATCGAAATAGAACCCGAAACAACCTCCGTCGATCAAACCTGA
- a CDS encoding thiol-disulfide oxidoreductase DCC family protein has translation MTTQRSDLEAQHGIVLFDGVCNLCNGFVNFVIDRDPAGYFKFGALQSEAARPYLERFGLRPDYMDSIVLIENGRLYRDSTAALRILRRLQGLWPLLYGLIVVPRPLRDAVYRWIARHRYRWFGRREQCRVPTPDLLARFLESPLNVSSEAEQKSPAA, from the coding sequence ATGACGACGCAGCGATCCGACCTCGAAGCACAGCACGGCATCGTGCTGTTCGACGGGGTGTGCAACCTCTGCAACGGGTTCGTCAACTTCGTGATCGACCGGGACCCGGCCGGTTACTTCAAGTTCGGGGCGCTTCAGTCCGAGGCGGCGCGGCCCTACCTGGAACGCTTCGGTCTCCGGCCGGACTATATGGACAGCATCGTGCTCATCGAAAACGGCCGGCTCTATCGGGATTCGACGGCGGCGCTTCGCATTTTGCGGCGGTTGCAGGGCCTCTGGCCGTTGCTCTATGGGCTGATCGTGGTGCCCCGACCGTTGCGCGACGCAGTGTATCGCTGGATTGCCCGGCATCGCTACCGCTGGTTCGGGCGCCGGGAGCAGTGCCGCGTGCCCACGCCGGACCTGCTGGCCCGCTTTCTGGAATCGCCGCTGAACGTGTCATCGGAAGCTGAACAGAAAAGCCCGGCCGCCTGA